The following are from one region of the Ignavibacteriota bacterium genome:
- a CDS encoding T9SS type A sorting domain-containing protein, with amino-acid sequence MKKFLITFYFILSALTYSQSQFQQFIDYVNSLGDPSLKQAAVDSFMTYARTQGIPFIEDSTANFIYQGNPSSVSVPGDFNGWSASAWPMTKLSETNFWYRSENFELDARLDYKFFIVNNSGSFWILDPENPNTCQGGFGPNSELSMPLYVQPWEINYNPSIQHGTVISKTIFSSIVGTNYQLNIYLPPGYDSLSSTTYPTVYFQDGSEYISLGKAVNVIDNLLDSSKIQPVIAVFVKPNNRNEEYAGSLRNQYRLFFINELVPYIDANYHTKVDPKERLVLGDSFGGNISALISYNHPEVFGLCGLHSGAFWPNNYEAYNLIINGPVKDIDWCAIWGTYESLYTNMRDFRDYLLGANYQLNWLERPEGHSWGLWRASIDRMLEFYFPGSSSGVITEVNSPDGFILSQNFPNPFNPTTVIRYQLSIGSYVTLKVYDILGNEIATLVNEEKSAGEYEVVFSADNSSSSGIYLYKLTSRGFSQSRKMILLK; translated from the coding sequence CTTATTACATTTTACTTTATTCTTTCAGCTTTAACCTACAGCCAATCACAGTTCCAGCAATTTATTGATTATGTGAATTCACTTGGTGACCCGTCTCTAAAGCAAGCTGCGGTTGACAGTTTTATGACTTATGCAAGAACACAAGGAATTCCTTTCATAGAAGATTCAACTGCCAATTTTATTTATCAGGGTAATCCAAGCTCCGTTTCTGTTCCGGGAGATTTTAATGGATGGAGTGCTTCCGCCTGGCCAATGACAAAACTAAGTGAAACAAATTTCTGGTATCGTTCAGAAAATTTTGAACTTGACGCGAGACTTGATTATAAATTCTTTATTGTAAACAATAGTGGTAGTTTTTGGATTCTAGATCCCGAAAATCCAAATACTTGCCAGGGAGGGTTTGGTCCCAACTCAGAACTTTCAATGCCGTTATACGTTCAACCGTGGGAAATAAATTATAATCCTTCAATTCAACACGGAACAGTAATTTCAAAAACTATTTTCAGTTCGATCGTGGGGACTAACTATCAACTTAATATTTATTTACCACCAGGATATGATTCTTTATCTTCTACAACTTATCCAACAGTTTATTTTCAGGATGGATCAGAATATATTAGTCTTGGCAAAGCAGTAAATGTAATTGATAATCTTCTTGACAGCTCAAAAATTCAACCTGTAATTGCTGTGTTTGTAAAACCAAATAATCGCAATGAAGAATATGCAGGTTCACTTCGAAATCAATACAGATTATTTTTTATAAATGAACTTGTGCCATACATCGATGCAAATTATCATACTAAAGTTGATCCAAAAGAGAGATTAGTTCTCGGCGATTCTTTCGGAGGAAATATTTCTGCACTCATCAGCTATAATCATCCTGAAGTATTTGGATTATGTGGATTGCATTCAGGTGCATTCTGGCCAAATAATTATGAAGCATACAATCTGATTATTAATGGTCCGGTTAAAGACATCGACTGGTGTGCAATCTGGGGAACTTATGAAAGTCTTTACACTAATATGAGAGATTTCAGAGATTATTTGCTTGGTGCAAACTATCAACTCAATTGGCTTGAAAGACCTGAAGGACACAGCTGGGGTTTGTGGCGGGCATCGATTGACAGAATGCTTGAATTTTACTTTCCCGGAAGTTCAAGTGGTGTGATCACAGAAGTTAATTCTCCGGACGGTTTTATTCTTTCCCAGAATTTTCCGAATCCGTTCAACCCTACAACTGTTATAAGATATCAATTATCGATAGGTAGTTACGTAACATTGAAGGTATATGATATTCTCGGAAATGAAATCGCAACTCTTGTTAATGAAGAGAAATCTGCGGGAGAGTATGAGGTTGTATTCTCTGCTGATAATAGTTCATCATCAGGCATTTATCTTTATAAACTAACCTCTCGGGGGTTTTCACAGTCCAGGAAGATGATACTTTTAAAATAA
- a CDS encoding T9SS type A sorting domain-containing protein: MKTFIFFLVMMMAYITSDLFAQALVTIEDIQYIPDSTLLNTGDQPSPLNGQQVKVRGIVMVSPLVNPQTDRRPIMWSGARWVTYLYDPDGQVYNEFDGINVLQMDTSSQYQGTFFDLIDTAQVVEITLTVNEFNTTTQGEVLINPVTPVSIIQQLPKRPDPIELDISDFMSGGVQNPLAEKYEGQYVVIRNVTTSDRNTSTGTFRINDGQGNYMFMFDQSGYFTLRSHRLTGLTTYQVPVDGTVLSYIRGVIQTRTTGYYIGPMYPNDMEIAVTPPAISKLKRNPAVVLTNQAVTLTANVTDDGSVDSVRLYYRVDGGNYSAVNMTPGSGSSYSGTIPGVNSDSALVDYYIWSKDNQGNTSTLPSNITNPYYFYLVLNRGVEIQDVQYNPFGTDVSGYNGYRLQLTGVVTADTNDCTPTYALRIYMQNGQGPWSGIQVGTRGTNGSTIRGFQKGQLVSVDGLVWDESITPTFNVTRIDSITNVQILSSGEPLPTPEVLETVTIGTGGFGQVQKEQWESVLIRYNNVTVTNENADFPSNFGEMYVSDGSGDTRVELEDGNHDYHNLSDPTRLYYVKTGSTFDALQGILYYSFGNYKLVPRNNDDFIGYDPVSVENEGTIPDEYQLSQNYPNPFNPATRINFSLPFESNVRLSVFNILGQEIKILVDNQVQPVGNYNLTFDASDLPSGIYFYRLIASSSEDNGRNFVDVKKMMLIK; encoded by the coding sequence ATGAAAACATTCATATTTTTTCTTGTGATGATGATGGCATACATCACTAGTGACTTGTTTGCACAAGCTCTTGTTACAATTGAGGATATTCAATATATACCTGATTCTACGTTGTTAAACACCGGTGATCAGCCCTCACCTTTGAATGGACAGCAGGTAAAAGTTCGGGGAATAGTAATGGTTAGCCCTTTAGTTAACCCGCAAACTGACAGGAGACCAATTATGTGGTCTGGTGCAAGATGGGTTACTTATCTTTACGATCCGGATGGACAAGTGTATAATGAATTTGACGGAATTAATGTTCTGCAGATGGATACATCATCCCAATACCAGGGAACATTTTTTGATTTAATAGATACTGCTCAGGTAGTTGAAATAACCTTAACTGTTAATGAATTTAATACAACTACACAGGGTGAAGTTCTGATTAACCCGGTGACACCAGTCAGCATAATTCAACAACTACCTAAAAGACCGGACCCTATTGAACTTGATATTTCAGATTTTATGTCTGGCGGAGTACAAAATCCTTTAGCTGAAAAATATGAAGGTCAATATGTTGTTATCAGAAATGTAACTACAAGCGATAGAAATACAAGTACTGGAACATTCAGAATAAATGATGGACAGGGCAATTATATGTTTATGTTCGATCAATCTGGTTATTTCACGCTGCGATCTCACAGACTTACAGGATTAACAACTTATCAGGTGCCTGTGGACGGAACAGTTTTAAGTTATATCAGAGGAGTAATACAAACCAGAACGACTGGATATTATATTGGTCCTATGTATCCAAACGATATGGAAATTGCTGTAACACCTCCTGCAATTAGCAAGCTTAAAAGAAATCCAGCCGTTGTTTTAACTAATCAGGCAGTTACATTAACTGCAAATGTTACAGATGATGGAAGTGTTGACTCAGTAAGACTTTATTATCGTGTTGATGGTGGAAATTATTCTGCTGTTAATATGACACCTGGAAGCGGTAGCAGTTATTCAGGTACAATTCCGGGAGTAAATAGTGACTCAGCTTTGGTTGATTATTACATCTGGTCAAAAGATAATCAAGGAAATACTTCCACATTACCATCGAACATTACAAATCCTTACTATTTCTATCTTGTGCTAAACAGGGGTGTAGAAATTCAGGATGTACAGTATAATCCTTTCGGTACCGATGTTAGTGGATATAATGGATACCGGCTTCAATTGACTGGTGTAGTTACCGCTGATACAAATGATTGTACACCAACCTATGCATTAAGAATTTATATGCAAAACGGTCAGGGTCCATGGAGTGGAATTCAGGTTGGAACAAGAGGTACAAATGGCAGTACGATTCGTGGATTCCAAAAGGGTCAACTCGTATCAGTTGATGGTCTCGTTTGGGATGAATCAATTACACCAACATTTAATGTTACAAGAATTGACAGTATCACAAATGTTCAGATACTTTCTTCAGGCGAGCCGCTTCCAACTCCTGAAGTCTTGGAAACTGTAACAATTGGAACCGGTGGATTCGGACAAGTTCAAAAAGAACAGTGGGAAAGTGTACTTATCCGATATAATAATGTGACTGTTACTAATGAAAATGCAGACTTCCCAAGCAACTTTGGTGAAATGTACGTGAGTGATGGCAGCGGTGATACAAGAGTTGAACTTGAGGACGGTAATCATGATTATCATAATCTTTCAGATCCTACAAGACTTTATTATGTAAAAACCGGAAGCACTTTCGATGCACTTCAGGGTATCCTGTATTACTCTTTTGGTAATTACAAACTTGTTCCAAGAAATAACGATGATTTCATCGGATACGATCCGGTAAGTGTAGAAAATGAAGGTACTATTCCGGATGAGTATCAGCTTTCACAAAATTATCCTAATCCATTCAATCCTGCTACAAGAATTAATTTCTCACTTCCATTTGAATCGAATGTGAGATTGAGTGTTTTCAATATTCTTGGTCAGGAGATTAAAATTCTTGTTGATAACCAGGTTCAACCAGTTGGCAATTATAATCTTACATTCGACGCCAGCGATCTTCCATCCGGAATTTATTTTTACAGATTGATTGCTTCTTCATCAGAAGATAACGGACGGAATTTTGTTGATGTTAAAAAGATGATGCTGATAAAATAA
- a CDS encoding TonB-dependent receptor: MKKTLLLFFLYTFTLAAQQTGTLTGNVTDAATGETLPGVNIILKGTYFGAATDLNGNFSITNIPVGIYNVDISLIGYKTYQYTGTKIETNKATRMDVKLEETVLTLEQDIVVIGEKPLMDVEETQSKRTISKEEIDQLIVENVQNIVSQQAGVVVNNSNEVHIRGGRTYENAFLLDGVSVQDPIAGTGFGLQLSASSIEEVEVITGGFNAEYGQATSGIVNVKTKEGSEKYSGSLTYKRDNFGNTSSDHVFNIDVLEANFSGPEPITSFLLPVVGLNIPGEFTFFTNFYGGISDGITQGYYKSTADQLISSTFGGSRYAPREENSWFWLAKLSYLYSPTLKFNYSFNQSVNINQNSQSLQSNLEYVEPSPGYQFTFQNLLDNANTFTHNNIYHSFTTTHTLNSRTYYEFKANYFFTNLRGDANGLYYNLYNEPKDIVNFPIEYYNEEFDTIGVIPGDGFWDVGNPFTWHDHFLEEFSLRGDLTSFFDEMNKFKTGFNMQFQEMQVVDIYKPWIGELGLNNDIYTVYPALGAFYAQDNINFGGMILNFGLRLDYWFPGKYVDDAVADTNVITIPDQIRDAYYEDTYGWFSDRRFKARLSPRLGISHPVSDFQTLFFSYGHFSKWPKPQFVYAKLNPVSAQSSFQKFGNPNLNPETTVAYELGLKTQFTPDDVLTVTAYYKDIYDYVSTRSARITSARFAAESFITYVNTDYARSRGLEVEFRKRIGRWFNGQASFAYSIVTGKSSSAEEGVLIARGDLEESIREEYLSWDRPITASLSINFFAEEGSFGFAEGIIDNWSMYIRTFYQSGKRYTPAVFTGSIDNQGRKEYEYVRGERYTEIGDDWFYVDLNFEKYFDLSGLSFSVFLEVNNLLDNRNSTIINPVTGRAYEYGDDVPGSWNDPRYPDLQAPITPYPLNPARYLSKRNLKFGVTFTF; this comes from the coding sequence ATGAAGAAAACTTTACTGCTATTCTTTTTATATACTTTTACTCTTGCAGCCCAGCAAACGGGAACTCTAACAGGAAATGTTACTGATGCAGCAACCGGCGAAACTCTACCCGGTGTAAATATTATTTTAAAAGGCACATACTTCGGTGCTGCGACCGATTTAAACGGAAACTTCAGCATCACAAACATTCCGGTTGGAATTTACAATGTTGATATTTCATTGATTGGTTACAAAACTTATCAGTACACAGGAACTAAAATCGAAACGAATAAAGCTACCAGAATGGATGTTAAACTTGAAGAAACAGTATTAACACTTGAACAAGATATCGTCGTGATTGGTGAAAAGCCTTTAATGGATGTAGAAGAAACACAAAGTAAAAGAACAATATCGAAGGAAGAGATAGATCAGCTTATTGTTGAGAATGTTCAGAATATAGTTTCGCAGCAAGCAGGAGTAGTTGTTAACAATTCAAATGAAGTTCATATTCGCGGCGGAAGAACTTATGAAAATGCTTTTCTGCTCGATGGTGTTTCTGTTCAGGATCCGATAGCTGGGACAGGTTTTGGACTTCAGTTAAGTGCTTCTTCAATTGAAGAAGTTGAGGTTATTACCGGCGGATTTAATGCTGAATATGGTCAGGCAACATCAGGAATAGTTAACGTAAAAACAAAAGAGGGGAGTGAAAAATATAGCGGATCACTAACTTATAAACGCGATAATTTTGGTAATACATCTTCCGATCATGTTTTTAACATTGATGTTCTTGAAGCCAACTTTAGCGGACCTGAACCGATAACCTCTTTTTTGCTGCCAGTGGTGGGTTTAAACATTCCCGGCGAATTTACATTCTTCACTAACTTTTATGGCGGAATCAGTGATGGTATTACTCAAGGATATTATAAATCTACTGCTGATCAACTCATCTCATCAACATTCGGTGGAAGCAGATATGCACCGCGTGAAGAAAATAGCTGGTTCTGGCTTGCAAAATTATCTTACCTGTACTCACCAACTTTGAAATTCAATTATTCATTTAATCAATCCGTTAACATTAATCAAAACTCACAATCGCTACAATCGAATCTTGAGTATGTAGAACCATCACCCGGTTATCAATTTACATTTCAAAATCTTTTAGATAATGCGAATACTTTTACGCATAACAATATCTATCATAGTTTTACTACAACCCACACGTTGAATTCCAGAACTTACTATGAATTTAAAGCAAATTACTTTTTCACAAATCTTAGAGGTGATGCTAACGGTCTCTATTATAATTTGTATAACGAACCAAAGGATATTGTAAACTTTCCTATTGAATACTATAATGAAGAATTTGATACAATAGGAGTTATCCCCGGTGATGGATTCTGGGATGTTGGAAATCCATTTACCTGGCATGATCATTTTCTCGAAGAGTTTTCATTGAGAGGTGACTTAACAAGTTTCTTCGATGAAATGAATAAATTCAAAACCGGGTTTAATATGCAGTTCCAGGAAATGCAGGTAGTAGATATTTACAAACCCTGGATTGGTGAGCTTGGATTGAATAACGATATCTACACAGTTTATCCGGCACTTGGTGCTTTCTACGCACAGGATAATATAAACTTCGGTGGTATGATCTTAAATTTTGGGCTTCGTCTTGATTATTGGTTCCCCGGAAAATATGTTGATGATGCTGTTGCTGACACTAATGTTATCACAATTCCCGATCAGATCAGGGATGCATATTATGAGGATACTTATGGATGGTTTAGTGATAGAAGATTTAAAGCAAGATTGAGTCCGCGATTAGGAATTTCACATCCTGTATCTGATTTCCAAACGCTTTTCTTTTCGTACGGACATTTTAGCAAATGGCCAAAGCCTCAATTTGTTTATGCAAAATTAAATCCCGTTAGTGCACAATCATCTTTTCAGAAATTTGGCAATCCAAATCTTAATCCTGAAACCACAGTAGCTTATGAATTAGGTTTGAAAACACAATTCACTCCGGACGATGTTCTTACAGTAACAGCCTATTACAAAGATATTTATGATTACGTTAGCACAAGGTCTGCCAGGATAACTTCTGCACGTTTTGCTGCTGAAAGTTTTATTACTTATGTAAATACAGATTATGCACGTTCAAGAGGATTGGAAGTTGAATTCAGAAAAAGAATTGGCAGATGGTTTAATGGTCAGGCTTCATTTGCATATTCAATTGTTACTGGTAAAAGTTCTTCTGCTGAAGAAGGTGTTCTTATCGCTCGTGGTGATTTAGAAGAATCAATCCGTGAAGAGTATTTATCATGGGATAGACCAATTACAGCATCATTATCTATCAACTTCTTTGCTGAGGAAGGTAGTTTTGGATTCGCTGAGGGAATAATTGATAACTGGAGTATGTACATCAGAACATTTTATCAGTCAGGAAAAAGATATACACCTGCAGTATTTACAGGATCAATTGATAATCAGGGTAGAAAAGAATATGAGTACGTGCGTGGTGAACGCTACACAGAAATTGGAGATGACTGGTTTTATGTTGATCTGAACTTTGAAAAATATTTTGATCTCAGCGGATTAAGCTTTTCAGTATTCCTGGAAGTTAATAATCTGCTTGACAATAGAAATTCAACAATAATAAATCCAGTAACCGGAAGAGCATACGAATATGGCGACGATGTTCCTGGCAGTTGGAATGATCCGCGATATCCGGATTTGCAGGCTCCAATTACACCTTATCCTCTCAATCCGGCAAGATATTTATCAAAGCGTAATCTGAAATTTGGAGTGACTTTTACTTTCTAA
- a CDS encoding PorV/PorQ family protein, protein MKNLFYISLIFIIMTDVMFSQLFPVLGDQRAGISTAQFLKIGVGGRAAALGESFIAISDDASALYWNPAGLAQFNKNQLIISHNIWVADINHDFIGAVYHLDSENSFGASLTAVTMDDMPVTTEFAPFGTGEYFSFTDIAISLSYARRMTDQFSFGGTVKYVEETLDKLKMRGVMIDLGTFYRTGLGSTRFAVTVSNFGAELAPDGDVVLIGNRTNSEWQSFAPPTIFRVGFAFEPYETEEHRITTSIQLNHPNDNSENIVLGAEYAWQKMFFLRGGYKFNVDEQNYSFGLGLNVPLSIAEFTLDYAFTNFQRLGSAHRFSIMLGL, encoded by the coding sequence ATGAAAAATTTGTTTTACATATCGCTCATATTCATAATTATGACGGATGTTATGTTTTCACAACTTTTTCCAGTTCTTGGAGATCAGCGAGCGGGAATTTCAACAGCACAATTTTTAAAAATTGGAGTTGGAGGTAGGGCAGCAGCTCTCGGTGAATCATTTATTGCAATTTCAGATGATGCCTCGGCTCTTTACTGGAATCCTGCAGGTTTAGCACAGTTTAATAAAAATCAATTAATTATTTCGCATAATATCTGGGTTGCTGATATCAATCATGATTTTATTGGCGCTGTATATCATTTGGATAGTGAAAATTCGTTTGGCGCTTCTCTAACTGCGGTTACAATGGATGATATGCCAGTGACAACTGAGTTTGCACCTTTTGGAACCGGTGAATATTTTAGTTTTACTGATATCGCAATATCGCTGTCTTATGCCAGGAGAATGACTGATCAATTTAGTTTTGGCGGAACTGTTAAGTATGTTGAAGAAACTCTTGATAAATTAAAAATGCGCGGAGTGATGATAGATTTGGGTACGTTTTATAGAACAGGTCTTGGTTCAACACGATTTGCGGTAACGGTATCTAATTTTGGTGCTGAACTGGCGCCTGATGGTGATGTTGTTTTAATCGGGAACAGAACAAATTCTGAATGGCAGTCTTTTGCACCACCGACAATATTCAGAGTTGGTTTTGCGTTTGAGCCTTATGAAACTGAAGAACACAGAATAACAACATCAATTCAACTTAATCATCCGAATGACAACAGCGAAAACATTGTTTTGGGAGCAGAGTATGCATGGCAGAAAATGTTCTTCCTTCGGGGTGGTTATAAATTTAATGTTGATGAGCAAAATTATTCTTTCGGGCTCGGATTAAATGTACCTCTTAGTATTGCTGAGTTCACACTTGATTATGCTTTTACGAATTTCCAGAGATTAGGTTCAGCTCATAGATTTTCAATTATGCTTGGACTATAA
- a CDS encoding T9SS type A sorting domain-containing protein: protein MPDGGSTGGLDDRFDFILVSQSLKSPGGVDYAEGTYWAYGNDGQHFNQQIVNPPYPISEEIAFALHKVSDHLPVVAEFNFGVVNDVENEQDPSTLSFNLYQNYPNPFNPSTKISFTIPANRSGENQFVNLAVFDILGREVARLINEEKSPGNYTVEFNSGELPSGVYIYRLSTSENNISKKLTIIK from the coding sequence TTGCCTGATGGAGGGTCAACAGGTGGATTGGATGATAGATTTGACTTTATACTTGTTTCTCAGTCATTAAAGAGTCCTGGTGGTGTTGATTATGCAGAAGGAACTTATTGGGCTTATGGTAATGATGGGCAGCATTTTAATCAACAAATTGTTAATCCTCCGTATCCAATTTCAGAAGAAATTGCATTCGCATTGCATAAAGTTTCTGACCATTTGCCAGTAGTAGCCGAATTTAATTTTGGTGTCGTCAACGACGTAGAGAATGAACAAGATCCATCAACATTATCTTTTAATCTATATCAGAATTATCCTAATCCATTCAACCCATCAACTAAAATATCTTTCACAATTCCTGCAAATAGATCAGGTGAAAATCAATTTGTCAATCTTGCAGTCTTTGATATTTTGGGAAGAGAAGTAGCCCGGCTAATCAATGAGGAAAAATCTCCCGGAAATTATACTGTAGAATTTAATTCGGGTGAACTACCAAGTGGTGTATATATCTATCGGCTATCAACTTCTGAAAATAACATATCAAAAAAGTTAACAATAATTAAGTAA